In Salmonella enterica subsp. enterica serovar Typhimurium str. LT2, a single window of DNA contains:
- the bglJ gene encoding transcriptional regulator (activator) of bgl operon (LuxR/UhpA family; similar to E. coli 2-component transcriptional regulator (AAC77322.1); Blastp hit to AAC77322.1 (225 aa), 63% identity in aa 1 - 223) — protein MENRISKRNVALVEKCVMSTIGIKGLFDAMPDCRHTLHIFSKPSAFYKAALTTPFSAVIFSLSALRTERRTGLSSLTELAINYPHMRRLVIADDDAEARLISALSPLPLDGVISKASPLDVLQDALFTSLNSARRTTERTDNLWELHQNCMLSPTEREILRFMSNGYSMPQIAVQLERNIKTIRAHKFNVMSKLGVSSDAGLLDAADILLYLRAGDATALQHRV, from the coding sequence ATGGAAAACAGAATCAGCAAGAGAAATGTTGCGCTCGTAGAAAAATGCGTGATGAGCACCATTGGTATTAAAGGGCTATTTGATGCAATGCCGGATTGCCGACATACGCTTCATATTTTTTCAAAACCATCCGCGTTTTATAAGGCTGCGCTAACGACGCCGTTTTCTGCCGTTATTTTTTCTCTTTCTGCGTTAAGAACTGAACGCCGGACAGGATTATCCAGCCTGACGGAACTGGCGATAAATTATCCCCATATGCGGCGTCTGGTGATTGCCGATGATGATGCTGAAGCTCGCTTAATCAGCGCGCTATCCCCGCTGCCGCTGGATGGGGTCATCAGCAAAGCGTCGCCGTTGGATGTTTTACAGGATGCCTTATTTACATCGCTTAATAGCGCCCGACGGACAACGGAGCGTACAGACAATCTTTGGGAGCTTCACCAGAATTGTATGCTTAGTCCAACCGAGCGGGAGATTCTGCGTTTTATGTCGAACGGCTACTCAATGCCGCAAATTGCTGTCCAGTTAGAACGTAACATTAAGACTATCCGAGCGCATAAGTTTAATGTGATGTCCAAGCTGGGCGTGAGTTCTGATGCCGGGTTACTCGATGCGGCGGATATTCTGTTATATCTGCGCGCCGGCGATGCTACCGCGCTCCAGCATCGGGTATAG
- the yjjQ gene encoding putative LuxR/UhpA family transcriptional regulator (similar to E. coli putative regulator (AAC77321.1); Blastp hit to AAC77321.1 (241 aa), 66% identity in aa 1 - 241), with protein sequence MLPGCCKNGLIISKTPLIQEGLKGAITGNFPDYKLAYCRTIEELTLLQLRRSNLVIADLAVNNASPRAICEYFYSLLSQYRDIHWVFLVPKSCYPHAVDLLMGPVSTLLSDEEPIENLISVIHAGNARSERISKTLLSPQVPSEIQQSHDRPIVLTLSERKVLRLLGKGWGINQIAALLKKSNKTISAQKNSAMRRLSIHSNAEMYAWINSSQGARELNLPSVYGETMEWKTESAREMLRS encoded by the coding sequence ATGCTGCCAGGATGCTGCAAAAATGGACTTATTATCAGTAAAACCCCTCTTATACAGGAAGGCCTTAAAGGGGCTATAACAGGTAATTTCCCCGATTATAAACTGGCGTATTGTCGTACGATAGAAGAGCTAACGCTGCTACAGCTACGCCGAAGTAATTTAGTTATTGCTGATTTAGCAGTTAACAATGCCTCTCCCCGCGCTATCTGCGAATATTTTTATAGCTTACTCTCGCAATATCGCGACATACATTGGGTATTTCTGGTTCCTAAATCCTGCTATCCACATGCGGTTGATCTCCTGATGGGCCCCGTCAGCACCTTGCTTTCAGACGAAGAGCCAATCGAGAATCTTATTAGCGTTATCCATGCGGGAAACGCTCGCTCAGAAAGAATAAGCAAAACATTATTATCGCCTCAGGTACCGTCTGAAATTCAGCAGTCCCACGACAGGCCGATTGTCCTTACGCTGTCTGAACGAAAAGTATTACGCCTTTTAGGAAAAGGGTGGGGCATTAACCAAATTGCGGCGTTACTTAAAAAAAGTAATAAAACAATTAGCGCCCAAAAAAATAGCGCCATGCGACGCTTATCAATACACAGTAATGCAGAGATGTATGCATGGATAAACAGTTCTCAGGGAGCCAGAGAATTGAACCTACCTTCGGTATATGGAGAAACCATGGAATGGAAAACAGAATCAGCAAGAGAAATGTTGCGCTCGTAG
- the rimI gene encoding modification of 30S ribosomal subunit protein S18 (acetylation of N-terminal alanine; similar to E. coli acyltransferase for 30S ribosomal subunit protein S18; acetylation of N-terminal alanine (AAC77326.1); Blastp hit to AAC77326.1 (148 aa), 86% identity in aa 1 - 148) — MNTISILSTTDLPAAWQIEQRAHAFPWSEKTFFGNQGERYLNLKLTADDRMAAFAITQVVLDEATLFNIAVDPDFQRRGLGRMLLEHLIDELETRGVVTLWLEVRASNAAAIALYESLGFNEATIRRNYYPTAQGHEDAIIMALPISM, encoded by the coding sequence ATGAACACGATTTCTATCCTCAGCACGACCGATCTCCCCGCAGCCTGGCAGATTGAGCAACGCGCTCATGCGTTTCCGTGGAGCGAAAAAACGTTTTTCGGCAACCAGGGCGAACGGTATCTCAACCTTAAGCTGACCGCTGATGACAGAATGGCCGCGTTTGCCATTACACAGGTGGTGCTGGACGAAGCGACGCTGTTCAATATCGCCGTCGATCCGGATTTTCAGCGTCGGGGGCTGGGGCGTATGCTGCTTGAGCATCTGATTGATGAACTGGAAACGCGCGGTGTTGTAACGCTATGGCTGGAGGTACGCGCCTCTAACGCTGCCGCCATCGCGCTGTATGAAAGTCTGGGGTTTAACGAGGCGACGATTCGCCGCAATTACTATCCCACGGCACAAGGGCATGAGGACGCCATCATCATGGCGTTACCGATAAGCATGTAA
- the yjjP gene encoding hypothetical protein (similar to E. coli putative structural protein (AAC77320.1); Blastp hit to AAC77320.1 (277 aa), 90% identity in aa 19 - 277) codes for MRLAVDVFINKKLILTNAIMPVLRVKKEASVIVAAHRMSFRTGRVMQEEQSIQRAVTRLCIQCGLFLLQHGAESALVDELSTRLGLALGMDSVESAISSNAIVLTTIKDGQCLTSTRKNQDRGINMHVVTEVQHIVILAEHRLLDYKGVEKRFSQLRPLRYPRWLVAFMVGLSCSCFCKLNNGGWDGAVITFFASMIAMYIRQMLAQRHLHPQINFCITAFVATTISGLMLTLPAFSQTPTIAMAASVLLLVPGFPLINSVADMFKGHINTGLARWAIASLLTLATCVGVVMSMTVWGLRGWV; via the coding sequence TTGCGTCTGGCGGTTGACGTTTTTATCAACAAGAAATTGATCTTAACCAACGCCATCATGCCTGTGCTTCGTGTTAAAAAGGAAGCCTCTGTCATAGTGGCGGCGCATAGAATGTCTTTTCGGACAGGACGAGTCATGCAAGAAGAGCAATCAATTCAACGAGCAGTAACACGGTTATGTATTCAATGCGGGCTGTTTTTATTGCAGCACGGGGCGGAAAGCGCACTGGTTGATGAGCTTTCCACCCGACTCGGTTTGGCGCTCGGTATGGATAGCGTCGAAAGCGCGATCTCCTCTAACGCCATTGTCCTGACGACCATTAAAGACGGACAATGTCTGACATCGACACGTAAAAACCAGGATCGCGGCATTAATATGCACGTCGTCACGGAGGTTCAGCATATCGTTATCCTCGCGGAACATCGTCTGCTGGATTACAAAGGCGTGGAAAAACGCTTTAGCCAGCTCCGCCCGCTGCGTTATCCGCGCTGGCTGGTGGCGTTTATGGTCGGTCTTTCCTGCTCCTGCTTTTGTAAGCTGAATAATGGCGGCTGGGATGGCGCGGTTATCACCTTTTTCGCCAGTATGATAGCCATGTATATCCGCCAGATGCTGGCGCAGCGGCATTTACATCCGCAGATCAATTTTTGCATTACCGCCTTTGTCGCTACCACGATTTCCGGGCTGATGCTCACCCTTCCCGCCTTTAGCCAGACGCCCACTATCGCCATGGCGGCGAGCGTACTGCTACTGGTGCCGGGCTTTCCGCTGATTAATTCCGTCGCAGATATGTTTAAAGGACATATTAATACCGGGCTGGCGCGCTGGGCTATCGCCAGCCTGTTGACACTGGCCACCTGTGTGGGCGTAGTGATGTCAATGACAGTATGGGGGCTACGAGGATGGGTATAA
- a CDS encoding putative cytoplasmic protein: MSLQSVRQFLADHAPDIEIIELNQSTATVELAAKAHNVEPGQIAKTLSLKVKDTIILVVAKGDARLDNKKLKTTFGAKARMLSSDEVVNATGHPVGGVCPFGLEHPLPVYCDISLKGYNEVLPAAGATHSAVRITPERMAELTSATWVDVCQ; the protein is encoded by the coding sequence ATGAGTCTGCAATCTGTACGGCAATTTCTGGCCGATCATGCTCCCGATATTGAAATTATCGAATTAAATCAAAGTACAGCGACTGTCGAACTGGCAGCCAAAGCGCACAACGTAGAGCCAGGGCAGATAGCTAAGACGCTCTCGCTTAAAGTAAAAGACACCATTATCCTGGTGGTCGCGAAAGGCGATGCCCGCCTGGATAATAAGAAGCTTAAAACCACTTTCGGCGCAAAAGCCCGTATGTTGAGCAGCGATGAAGTGGTCAATGCAACCGGACATCCTGTCGGCGGCGTATGTCCTTTCGGGCTGGAGCACCCGCTGCCCGTTTATTGCGACATCTCTCTGAAGGGGTATAACGAAGTATTGCCTGCCGCAGGCGCCACGCACAGCGCGGTACGCATCACGCCGGAAAGAATGGCTGAACTGACATCGGCGACCTGGGTAGACGTGTGCCAATAA
- a CDS encoding putative diguanylate cyclase/phosphodiesterase domain 1 containing protein (similar to E. coli orf, hypothetical protein (AAC74110.1); Blastp hit to AAC74110.1 (452 aa), 41% identity in aa 274 - 444, 24% identity in aa 14 - 102) produces the protein MTTPSWRSLRIKKYQFSLRLFLFLNAVSALFTLVFPLYQINVFCTPMIGIVVLSVLLLIWHGKYGQKRINLPFISLLFGGIWAAHIALKYPALGHYDFSFLLISLLSVLFIGSIAFAANIVAFTLYSLPPVAVCLWLNGNEQGLRILYLLTLPMVGIAIQHVIQKRYDNFAQQLMFKLLAERETLNGLSMLDPLTGLYNRRGLQNRLDTLQAPGSHEHYVLLLDIDHFKAYNDHYGHMMGDQALIRVSAAIRDAVRSRDVVCRFGGEEFLVLLTTAEPQQARATAERIRQEVYDLKIPHMFNESVATNVTVSIGIAPLTDRNIGDAIEKADKALYEAKHLGRNHILVSDDMRAL, from the coding sequence ATGACAACCCCATCCTGGCGGTCGCTTCGTATTAAGAAGTATCAGTTTTCTTTACGTCTTTTCTTGTTTCTCAACGCCGTGTCGGCGCTATTTACTCTCGTTTTCCCCCTTTATCAGATCAATGTATTTTGCACGCCAATGATCGGGATAGTGGTCCTGAGCGTATTACTGTTGATATGGCATGGGAAATATGGACAAAAAAGAATTAATCTCCCCTTTATCTCCCTACTCTTTGGGGGAATATGGGCGGCGCATATTGCGCTAAAGTATCCGGCGTTAGGCCATTATGATTTCTCTTTTTTACTGATTTCCCTGCTTAGCGTTCTGTTTATCGGCTCGATAGCCTTTGCCGCGAATATCGTCGCGTTTACGCTCTATTCGCTACCGCCAGTCGCGGTCTGCCTGTGGCTGAACGGTAATGAACAAGGTTTGCGAATTCTCTATTTGCTGACCCTGCCAATGGTGGGAATCGCTATTCAACATGTTATCCAGAAACGCTACGATAATTTTGCCCAACAGCTCATGTTTAAGCTGCTGGCCGAGCGGGAAACCCTCAATGGCCTGAGTATGCTTGATCCATTAACCGGCTTATATAACCGCCGTGGCCTGCAAAATCGGCTGGATACGTTACAGGCGCCGGGCAGCCATGAACACTACGTCCTGCTATTGGATATCGATCATTTCAAAGCGTATAACGATCACTACGGTCATATGATGGGCGATCAGGCGTTAATTCGCGTCTCAGCGGCAATTCGGGACGCCGTGCGATCGCGCGATGTCGTCTGCCGTTTTGGCGGGGAAGAATTTCTGGTGTTGCTGACCACCGCCGAACCACAGCAAGCCCGCGCTACCGCAGAACGTATCCGACAGGAAGTATACGATCTTAAAATCCCGCATATGTTTAACGAAAGCGTCGCCACCAATGTCACTGTCAGTATCGGCATTGCGCCCCTGACGGATCGCAATATCGGAGACGCTATCGAAAAAGCGGATAAAGCGCTCTACGAAGCCAAGCATCTTGGACGTAACCACATTCTGGTCAGCGACGACATGCGCGCCCTATGA
- a CDS encoding putative inner membrane protein, whose amino-acid sequence MLQRTLGSGWGVLLPGVIIVGLAFIGLSADALKLLIVSGLLLSALMLYHKQLRHFVLLPSCIALIGGMMLAMMNWNQG is encoded by the coding sequence ATGTTGCAGCGGACGTTAGGCAGCGGATGGGGCGTATTATTGCCTGGAGTGATTATCGTTGGACTGGCGTTTATCGGCCTGTCAGCTGATGCGCTGAAGCTGTTGATTGTATCAGGATTGCTACTGTCTGCGCTGATGTTGTATCACAAACAATTACGGCATTTTGTACTGCTGCCATCGTGTATAGCGCTTATTGGCGGCATGATGTTGGCAATGATGAACTGGAATCAGGGATGA
- the rsmC gene encoding 16S ribosomal rRNA (m2G 1207 methylase; similar to E. coli putative enzyme (AAC77324.1); Blastp hit to AAC77324.1 (343 aa), 90% identity in aa 1 - 342), with product MSAFTPASEVLLRHSDDFEQSRILFAGDLQDDLPARFECAASRAHTQQFHHWQVLSRQMGDNVRFSLVAQASDVADCDTLIYYWPKNKPEAQFQLMNILSLMPSGVDVFVVGENRSGVRSAEPMLADYAPLNKVDSARRCGLYHGRLEKQPQFSLESWWAEYNIDGLTIKTLPGVFSRDGLDVGSQLLLSTLTPHTKGKVLDVGCGAGVLSAALASHSPKVRLTLCDVSAPAVEASRATLAANGLEGEVFASNVFSEVKGRFDMIISNPPFHDGMQTSLDAAQTLIRGAVRHLNSGGELRIVANAFLPYPKILDETFGFHEVIAQTGRFKVYRTVMTRQAKK from the coding sequence ATGTCTGCTTTTACCCCGGCAAGTGAAGTCTTGCTGCGCCACAGTGATGATTTCGAACAAAGCCGTATTCTTTTTGCCGGAGATTTGCAGGATGACCTGCCCGCGCGCTTTGAATGCGCCGCCAGCCGCGCGCATACGCAACAGTTTCACCACTGGCAGGTATTAAGCCGCCAGATGGGCGATAACGTCCGTTTTAGCCTGGTCGCGCAAGCCAGCGATGTCGCTGACTGCGATACGCTGATCTACTACTGGCCGAAAAATAAACCCGAAGCGCAGTTCCAGTTGATGAATATTTTGTCGCTGATGCCGTCGGGCGTCGATGTTTTCGTCGTGGGAGAAAACCGCAGCGGCGTGCGTAGCGCCGAACCGATGCTGGCGGACTATGCGCCGCTGAACAAAGTAGATAGCGCGCGACGTTGCGGCCTTTACCATGGCCGTCTGGAAAAGCAGCCGCAGTTTAGTCTTGAATCCTGGTGGGCCGAGTACAACATCGACGGGCTGACCATCAAAACGTTGCCGGGCGTATTCAGCCGCGACGGACTGGATGTTGGTAGCCAACTGCTGCTGTCTACGCTGACGCCGCACACCAAAGGTAAAGTGCTGGATGTCGGCTGCGGCGCTGGCGTGCTTTCCGCCGCGCTGGCCAGCCATTCGCCGAAAGTGCGCCTGACGCTGTGTGATGTCAGCGCTCCGGCGGTGGAAGCCAGCCGCGCCACGCTTGCCGCTAATGGTCTTGAAGGCGAGGTATTCGCCAGCAACGTCTTTTCGGAAGTCAAAGGACGTTTTGACATGATCATCTCCAACCCGCCGTTCCACGACGGAATGCAAACCAGCCTCGATGCGGCGCAAACGCTCATTCGCGGCGCAGTGCGCCATCTGAACAGCGGCGGAGAGTTACGCATCGTGGCGAACGCCTTTCTGCCCTATCCTAAGATTCTGGATGAGACTTTTGGCTTCCATGAAGTCATCGCGCAAACCGGGCGCTTTAAGGTTTATCGTACCGTGATGACCCGTCAGGCGAAGAAATAG
- the yjjG gene encoding putative haloacid dehalogenase-like hydrolase (similar to E. coli putative phosphatase (AAC77327.1); Blastp hit to AAC77327.1 (225 aa), 91% identity in aa 1 - 225) produces MMKWDWIFFDADETLFTFDSFTGLQRMFLDYSVTFTAEDFQDYQAVNKPLWVDYQNGAITSLQLQHARFQSWAERLNVAPGLLNDAFISAMAEICSPLPGAVSLLNAIRGQAKIGIITNGFTALQQTRLERTGLREYFDLLVISEQVGVAKPDPKIFNYALEQAGNPDRSRVLMVGDTAESDILGGINAGLSTCWLNAHHREQPAGIHPTWTVASLSELEQLLCKH; encoded by the coding sequence ATGATGAAGTGGGACTGGATTTTCTTTGATGCCGATGAAACGCTGTTTACGTTTGATTCTTTCACCGGCTTACAGCGGATGTTCCTTGACTATAGCGTCACCTTTACCGCTGAGGATTTCCAGGATTACCAGGCCGTGAATAAGCCGCTATGGGTGGATTATCAGAACGGCGCGATTACCTCATTACAATTGCAGCACGCGCGCTTTCAAAGTTGGGCTGAACGGCTAAACGTTGCGCCGGGGCTGCTGAATGACGCTTTTATTAGTGCGATGGCGGAGATCTGTTCTCCTTTGCCGGGCGCCGTTTCGCTACTTAATGCGATTCGCGGGCAGGCTAAAATCGGTATTATTACTAATGGTTTTACCGCGCTACAACAAACTCGTCTGGAGCGCACCGGGCTGCGCGAGTATTTCGATCTGCTGGTGATTTCCGAGCAGGTTGGCGTCGCGAAGCCCGATCCGAAAATCTTTAACTACGCCCTGGAGCAGGCAGGGAATCCTGACCGCTCGCGCGTATTAATGGTTGGCGATACCGCGGAATCCGATATTCTTGGCGGCATTAACGCCGGACTGTCGACCTGCTGGCTTAACGCGCATCATCGCGAGCAGCCCGCGGGTATCCATCCAACCTGGACTGTGGCGTCATTAAGCGAACTGGAGCAGCTCCTGTGTAAACACTGA
- the holD gene encoding DNA polymerase III, psi subunit (similar to E. coli DNA polymerase III, psi subunit (AAC77325.1); Blastp hit to AAC77325.1 (137 aa), 78% identity in aa 1 - 137): MTSRRDWQLQQLGITQWALRRPGALQGEIAISLPAHVRLIVVAEELPALNEPLMRDILRALTVSPDQVLPLTPERVAMLPQGSRCNSWRLGTDAPLQLEGAQVTTPAFNELRANPAARAALWQQICEHEHDFYPQHDRSPRSLAD; encoded by the coding sequence ATGACATCCCGACGAGACTGGCAGTTACAGCAACTGGGTATTACGCAGTGGGCGCTGCGACGTCCTGGCGCGCTACAGGGCGAGATTGCGATTTCCCTTCCCGCGCACGTTCGTCTGATCGTGGTTGCAGAGGAATTACCTGCGCTGAACGAGCCGCTAATGCGCGATATCTTACGCGCGTTGACCGTGAGTCCCGATCAGGTTTTACCGCTGACGCCTGAGCGCGTCGCCATGCTGCCGCAGGGCAGCCGTTGTAATAGCTGGCGGTTAGGAACTGACGCGCCGCTCCAACTCGAAGGCGCTCAGGTCACGACGCCGGCGTTTAATGAACTCCGGGCAAACCCGGCGGCACGCGCCGCACTATGGCAACAAATCTGCGAACATGAACACGATTTCTATCCTCAGCACGACCGATCTCCCCGCAGCCTGGCAGATTGA
- the prfC gene encoding peptide chain release factor RF-3 (peptide chain release factor 3 (RF-3). (SW:RF3_SALTY)), with amino-acid sequence MTLSPYLQEVAKRRTFAIISHPDAGKTTITEKVLLFGQAIQTAGTVKGRGSSQHAKSDWMEMEKQRGISITTSVMQFPYHDCLVNLLDTPGHEDFSEDTYRTLTAVDCCLMVIDAAKGVEDRTRKLMEVTRLRDTPILTFMNKLDRDIRDPMELLDEVENELKIGCAPITWPIGCGKLFKGVYHLYKDETYLYQTGKGHTIQEVRIVKGLNNPDLDAAVGEDLAQQLRDELELVQGASNEFDEELFLAGEITPVFFGTALGNFGVDHMLDGLVAWAPAPMPRQTDTRTVEASEEKFTGFVFKIQANMDPKHRDRVAFMRVVSGKYEKGMKLRQVRTGKDVVISDALTFMAGDRSHVEEAYPGDILGLHNHGTIQIGDTFTQGEMMKFTGIPNFAPELFRRIRLKDPLKQKQLLKGLVQLSEEGAVQVFRPISNNDLIVGAVGVLQFDVVVARLKSEYNVEAIYESVNVATARWVESADAKKFEEFKRKNETQLALDGGDNLTYIAPTMVNLNLTQERYPDVQFRKTREH; translated from the coding sequence ATGACGTTGTCTCCTTATTTGCAAGAGGTGGCCAAACGCCGCACTTTTGCCATTATTTCTCACCCGGACGCCGGTAAAACCACCATTACCGAAAAAGTGTTGCTGTTCGGACAGGCGATTCAGACCGCCGGTACGGTAAAAGGCCGTGGCTCCAGCCAACATGCAAAATCTGACTGGATGGAGATGGAAAAACAGCGTGGTATCTCTATCACTACCTCGGTGATGCAGTTCCCGTATCACGACTGTCTGGTGAATCTGCTGGACACCCCGGGGCACGAAGACTTCTCCGAAGATACCTACCGTACCCTGACGGCGGTGGACTGTTGCCTGATGGTGATCGACGCCGCAAAAGGCGTTGAAGACAGGACCCGTAAGCTGATGGAAGTTACCCGTCTGCGTGATACGCCGATCCTGACCTTTATGAACAAACTCGACCGTGACATCCGCGACCCGATGGAGCTGCTGGATGAAGTCGAGAACGAGCTGAAAATCGGCTGCGCGCCGATCACCTGGCCGATTGGCTGCGGCAAGCTGTTTAAGGGCGTTTATCACCTTTATAAAGATGAAACTTATCTGTATCAGACCGGTAAGGGCCACACCATTCAGGAAGTGCGCATCGTTAAAGGGCTGAATAACCCGGATCTGGACGCCGCCGTCGGTGAAGACCTGGCGCAACAGCTGCGCGACGAGCTGGAACTGGTGCAGGGCGCGTCTAACGAGTTTGATGAAGAGCTATTCCTGGCAGGGGAAATTACCCCGGTATTTTTCGGTACCGCGCTGGGTAACTTTGGCGTTGACCATATGCTGGATGGTTTAGTGGCGTGGGCGCCCGCGCCGATGCCGCGTCAAACCGATACCCGCACAGTGGAAGCCTCGGAAGAGAAATTCACCGGTTTTGTCTTTAAAATTCAGGCCAATATGGACCCGAAACACCGCGACCGCGTGGCGTTTATGCGCGTGGTTTCCGGTAAGTATGAGAAGGGCATGAAGCTACGCCAGGTCCGTACCGGCAAAGATGTGGTGATTTCCGACGCGTTAACTTTTATGGCGGGCGACCGTTCGCACGTTGAAGAAGCGTACCCGGGCGATATTTTGGGTCTGCATAACCACGGCACCATTCAGATCGGCGATACCTTCACTCAGGGCGAGATGATGAAGTTTACCGGTATCCCGAACTTTGCGCCGGAACTGTTCCGTCGTATTCGCCTGAAAGATCCGCTCAAGCAGAAGCAGCTACTGAAAGGGCTGGTGCAGCTTTCTGAAGAGGGGGCGGTGCAGGTATTCCGTCCCATCTCCAACAACGATCTGATTGTTGGCGCCGTGGGCGTTTTGCAGTTTGACGTTGTTGTCGCGCGCCTGAAAAGCGAATACAACGTTGAGGCGATTTATGAATCCGTCAACGTGGCGACGGCGCGCTGGGTGGAAAGCGCCGATGCGAAGAAATTCGAAGAGTTTAAGCGTAAGAATGAAACGCAGCTGGCGCTGGATGGCGGCGACAACCTTACCTATATCGCCCCCACGATGGTTAACCTGAACCTGACCCAGGAACGTTACCCTGACGTTCAGTTCCGTAAAACGCGCGAACACTGA
- the fhuF gene encoding ferric hydrozamate transport protein (involved in reduction of ferric iron in cytoplasmic ferrioxamine B; similar to E. coli orf, hypothetical protein (AAC77323.1); Blastp hit to AAC77323.1 (262 aa), 73% identity in aa 1 - 262) yields MAYRSAPIADDIIWRAAPQPEDASLADAVRETIASTRKHLLDFIRLDETPPPAAMTLAQWTRPATFRSLLAAYSDHIYRHTPGLPRENKPLLSLWAQWYIGLMTPPLMLALLTQARAINVSAEHIHVEFHETGRAACFWLDVHQDNLATERSPEERMETLIVSALQPVIQALEATGDINAKLIWSNTGYLINWYLTEMKPLLGEALLATLRQRCFFEKQLSDGQDNPLWRTVVMRDGLLVRRTCCQRYRLPDVQQCGDCTLK; encoded by the coding sequence ATGGCCTACCGTTCCGCACCGATTGCTGACGATATTATCTGGCGAGCTGCTCCCCAGCCGGAAGACGCCTCGCTGGCGGACGCAGTACGCGAGACGATCGCCTCTACCCGTAAGCACCTGTTGGACTTCATCCGGCTGGATGAAACGCCGCCGCCAGCGGCGATGACTCTTGCCCAGTGGACGCGCCCCGCGACGTTTCGTTCATTGCTGGCCGCCTATTCCGATCACATCTATCGGCACACGCCAGGCCTGCCACGTGAAAATAAGCCGTTACTCTCCCTATGGGCGCAATGGTATATCGGGCTGATGACGCCGCCGCTGATGCTGGCATTACTGACGCAAGCGCGCGCTATCAATGTCTCGGCAGAACATATTCACGTTGAATTTCATGAAACCGGGCGCGCCGCGTGTTTCTGGCTTGATGTGCATCAGGATAACCTGGCAACGGAGCGTTCCCCGGAAGAACGAATGGAAACGCTAATAGTCTCCGCACTACAGCCGGTCATTCAGGCGCTGGAGGCGACTGGCGACATCAACGCGAAACTTATCTGGAGCAATACCGGTTATTTAATCAACTGGTATCTGACTGAGATGAAACCGCTGCTTGGCGAAGCCCTGCTGGCAACGCTACGCCAGCGCTGTTTTTTTGAAAAGCAGCTATCCGACGGTCAGGATAACCCGCTGTGGCGGACCGTCGTAATGCGCGACGGTCTTCTGGTACGCAGAACCTGCTGCCAACGTTACCGCTTACCTGACGTACAGCAGTGCGGCGACTGCACGCTAAAGTAA